In Helianthus annuus cultivar XRQ/B chromosome 9, HanXRQr2.0-SUNRISE, whole genome shotgun sequence, the following are encoded in one genomic region:
- the LOC110877363 gene encoding heparanase-like protein 3 has protein sequence MQKGVCLWVVLVSFCFIFVDSRGENGRLLIDGKSRIAETDNDFVCATMDWWPPEKCDYGTCSWDHSSLLNVDLKNKIFKNAISAFSPLKIRLGGTLQDKVIYQTKNHQEPCNNPFLKNTSELFGFTKGCLSLSRWDDLNRFFQDTRAVVTFGLNALVGKTVLADGSAFGAWDSTNAEALMRYTVKKNYTIYGWELGNELSGNGIGARISASQYAHDTLTLYKMVHRVYKGIEPKPLIIAPGGFFNPKWFTKFLNKTSRTLNAVSHHIYSLGSGMDGNLTARILDPSYLDDAGKIFKQLESTINASSSSASGWVSEAGGAYNSGQNLVTNAFVFSFWYLDQLGMSSIYDTKTYCRQSLIGGNYGLLNTTTFEPNPDYYSALLWHRLMGKKVLSTRFLGTKKIRAYVHCAKESKGVTILLMNLGNSTTVNVKLSVNSIWRLHKHRPHTHHQHKTMHSDSESKHTKMGVIRKRTRAEYHLTAKDGNLHSKVMMLNGKELRVNSYGEIPSLRPLYVNSLKPISVHPHSIVFAHIPHFALYACNS, from the exons ATGCAAAAGGGTGTGTGTTTATGGGTGGTGTTGGTTAGTTTTTGCTTCATTTTTGTGGATTCAAGAGGTGAAAATGGGAGGCTTTTGATTGATGGGAAAAGTAGGATTGCAGAGACTGATAATGATTTTGTATGTGCTACAATGGATTGGTGGCCACCAGAGAAGTGTGATTATGGTACTTGTAGCTGGGATCATTCTTCCCTACTCAATGTG GATCTTAAAAACAAAATCTTCAAGAATGCCATCAGCG CTTTTTCTCCATTAAAGATCAGATTAGGAGGTACATTGCAAGATAAAGTGATCTACCAAACCAAAAATCACCAAGAACCCTGCAACAACCCCTTCCTCAAAAACACCTCTGAATTATTCGGTTTCACTAAGGGTTGTTTGTCTTTATCCAGATGGGATGATCTCAATAGATTCTTCCAAGATACCAG GGCTGTGGTTACTTTTGGACTGAATGCTCTCGTTGGAAAAACCGTGCTTGCCGATGGTTCTGCTTTTGGTGCTTGGGACTCGACCAATGCTGAAGCTTTAATGCGTTACACGGTTAAAAAGAACTACACCATCTACGGTTGGGAGCTTG GGAATGAGTTAAGTGGAAATGGAATTGGAGCGCGTATATCAGCGTCACAGTATGCCCACGACACATTGACCCTCTACAAAATGGTGCACCGTGTTTACAAGGGTATCGAACCTAAGCCATTAATCATTGCACCCGGAGGTTTCTTTAATCCAAAATGGTTCACGAAATTTTTAAACAAAACATCCAGGACCCTCAACGCGGTCTCTCACCACATCTACAGTCTCGGCTCAG GGATGGATGGAAATCTAACAGCAAGAATTCTTGATCCATCTTATCTTGATGACGCGGGCAAAATTTTCAAGCAACTTGAATCCACAATTAACGCTTCTTCATCTTCAGCATCGGGTTGGGTTAGTGAGGCTGGCGGGGCTTATAATAGTGGTCAAAATCTTGTTACTAACGCGTTTGTATTCAGTTTCTG GTACTTGGATCAGCTAGGGATGTCATCTATTTACGACACAAAAACATACTGCAGACAATCTTTGATAGGAGGAAACTATGGCTTACTAAATACTACTACCTTTGAGCCGAATCCAGACTACTACAG CGCGCTTCTTTGGCACCGGTTAATGGGAAAAAAAGTTCTGTCAACAAGATTTTTAGGCACCAAGAAAATACGCGCTTATGTACATTGTGCCAAAGAATCG AAGGGAGTAACGATATTACTGATGAATCTAGGCAATAGCACCACCGTAAATGTAAAATTGTCGGTTAACAGCATTTGGAGGCTACACAAACACAGGCCTCATACACACCATCAGCATAAGACAATGCATTCTGATTCAGAGTCGAAACATACAAAGATGGGCGTAATAAGAAAACGAACACGAGCAGAATATCATTTGACAGCAAAAGATGGAAACCTGCATAGTAAAGTGATGATGTTGAATGGTAAAGAATTGAGAGTAAATTCATATGGTGAGATACCATCATTGAGGCCTCTATATGTGAATTCTTTGAAGCCCATAAGTGTACATCCTCATTCTATTGTATTTGCACATATCCCACATTTTGCATTGTATGCTTGCAATAGTTAG